CAGGAACTTTACCAATATCGTGAAGCAAGCCAGCACGCTTAGCCAGTTTAGGGTTCAAGCCAAGCTCTGCAGCCATAACTGCGCAAAGGTTAGCCACTTCGCGGCTGTGCATTAACAGGTTCTGACCATAAGAAGAACGGAAACGCATTTTACCTACCAGACGCACCAGTTCTTTATGTAAACCGTGGATACCTAGTTCAATAACGGTACGCTCACCAATTTCCATGATCTGCTCTTCCAGCTGGCGTTTGGTCTTTTCTACCACCTCTTCAATCCGGGCTGGGTGAATACGACCATCTGATACCAGGCGCTGTAAGCTTAAACGGGCAATTTCACGACGCAATGGGTCAAAACAAGAAAGGATGATCGCCTCTGGGGTGTCATCAACAATCAGGTCTACACCGGTAGCCGCTTCAATAGCGCGGATGTTACGGCCTTCACGACCAATGATCTGGCCCTTAATCTCATCACTCTCCAGGTTAAACACCGTTATGGCGTTTTCTATAGCCTGCTCAGCTGCTGTACGCTGAATAGATTGAATAATGATCTTGCGGGCTTCTTTATTGGCTTTTTGCTTAGCCTCATCTATAATGTCTTGTTGTAAGCCCAATGCCTGAGAGTGTGCTTCTTGTTTCAGTCCCTCTATCAGCTGAGATTTAGCTTCCTCTGCTGTTAGGCCAGAGATCTTTTCCAAGCGGCGGGTATGCTCTTCCTGGTGCTTTTCTAATTCAGCCTGTTTGGTATTCAATACCTCTAGCTGACGGTTCAGGTTTTGTTTGATGGCATCGTTTTCTTTAACCTGGCGCTCTAGCTGCTCGGTCTTTTGGTTGATGTTACCTTCTTTTTGCTTTACCCGATTTTCCGATTCAGCCATTTTGCGGTTACGCTCTAAAATTTCTTTGTCGTGCTCCGCCTTTAGTTGTACAAATTTTTCTTTGGCAGACAGTTCTTTTTCTTTTTTAATCGTTTCACCTCTCAGTTCGGCTTCTCTGATAATGTTTTGTGCATGATTTTCAGCTTCTTCTACTTTGCGCTTTGTGTCTTTGGCAAAAATGAATTTGCCAGCTACGATCCCTATCAATAGGGCCACTATAGCAACAATCACGGTTAATATGCTGGAGTCCATTCGTTCTTTTTTTGTTTTGTGTAGTTGATATATAGATAATACAAGGTCACCCCGCTAAAAAAGCGGTAAGAGGCGAAGATACAAAACCAAGTCGATTTCTGGAATTGTTAAACAATTGATACTAAATGGATAAGCTGTGTTGCTTTTTTATTGATTTATAATAAACTTGTAGATCATTATATCACACACTTATGACGAGATCCTCTTTACTCTTTTTATTGCTGCCTTTTGCAGCTACAGCCCAAAACGGGAAAGACTTTTCCGTTACTGGCACACTTAAAAACTTTCCGACTCCAGTAGAAAAGGTATACATCAATTATAGTTTGAATGGTGAATGGAAGCGGGATAGCGCGATTGTTAAAGATGGCACCTACCAGCTTAAAGGTAAAATTGATAACCCTGGCTTGGCCTCTCTAACAGTTGCTTATCTGCAGCCACAACCAATGAGTCGTCAAAGAGACTTGTATCAAATATTTTTGGAGCCTACTGCTATTAAACTGACTTCAATAGATTCTTTTTCCAATGTTACTGTAACCGGATCAAAAGCACATGCTGATTACCTGAGCTTGAAAAAGCAGGTAGATGCCTATGATGCTGTATTTGATCCATTGTATGAGCAGTGGACTGCCTTTAATAAAGAAAAGAATACTAAGGCTAGGGAAGCCATGGAGGTGCGCATTGATTCCGTGCAAGACGAAATGAATGATAAAGTGTACAAAACCTTTGTTAGCAAAAACCCTAAATCACCGGCAGCCTTGTATGCGCTTCAACAATATGCTGGTTTTGATATCGATGCCGACAAGGTAGATCCACTCTTTAAACAACTGCCCGCTTCTACACAACAATGGGCATCAGCCAAAGAATTTAAAGGGCGTATTGAAATAGCTAAGAAAACAGGTGTAGGTAAAATGGCTATGGACTTTACACAAGCCGATACGTCTGGTAACCCTGTTTCTTTAGCTTCTTTCAAAGGTAAATATGTATTGGTTGATTTCTGGGCTAGCTGGTGTGGACCTTGCCGCCGTGAGAATCCCAATGTAGTGGCTCAATTCAATAAGTACAAAGACAAAGGCTTTACGGTTTTAGGCGTAGCGCTGGAGCGCCCTAACGCTAAGGAAAAATGGTTAAAAGCTATTCACGATGATAACCTGACCTGGACACACGTAAGCGATTTCAACTATTTTGATAACGCTGTAGCTAAACAATACGGTATACAGGCTATTCCACAGAACTTATTGTTAGACCCACAAGGAAAGATCATTGCCCGCAATTTAAGAGGCGATAAGCTAGAGAGTAAACTGGCTGCGATCTTTGGTGGTACTGGTTCTACCGCTGCTAACTAATCACATCTACCTGATAAATGAAAAAGCCACCTATTAGAGGGTGGTTTTTTTTATGATTCATTCTCTAGCGAATTGTCAATAAGCTTTTCGAGATTTTGCAAGCGATCAGTGATATGATCGGTATGCATTTGCTGTGATATACCGGCATTTTGCTCTGTAGCAAACCATACCAGCACCATGGCCAGGTAATCCTGCATATCCTTGCCGGCAAACTGGGTCTTATATTCCAGCAATCGATCGTTAATGGTCTTTGCTGTTTTACGTACTACCTCCTCATCCTTAGGCGCTACTTTAATCCGGTAGGTCCGGTCGGCAATCAGGAGGTTTAATAGTATCAGGTCGTTACTCACGCGGTTATTAGTTTAGAATTTAAGTAAGGCTACACGCAGCACGCTTCACGCAGGATAGATGCATTTCTTTTACGTGTAGCGTATAGCTTGTAGCGTGCAGCTCTCTCGCTACTGGCTTAAAAACGCTATGCACTTATCAATCTCTTTCAAAAACTGGTTGATCTTTCTTTCAAACTCTTTTCTATCGATTTCATTCATTTCAGTTGTAGCGTATTTCAATATGGCTACTTGCTGTTCCAGTTGTTCAATCAATTGAAGGGATAATCCTTGCTGTTCTTTTTGTTCCTGCAACAATTGCCGC
This genomic interval from Flavisolibacter tropicus contains the following:
- a CDS encoding cell division protein ZapA; the encoded protein is MSNDLILLNLLIADRTYRIKVAPKDEEVVRKTAKTINDRLLEYKTQFAGKDMQDYLAMVLVWFATEQNAGISQQMHTDHITDRLQNLEKLIDNSLENES
- a CDS encoding TlpA disulfide reductase family protein, whose amino-acid sequence is MTRSSLLFLLLPFAATAQNGKDFSVTGTLKNFPTPVEKVYINYSLNGEWKRDSAIVKDGTYQLKGKIDNPGLASLTVAYLQPQPMSRQRDLYQIFLEPTAIKLTSIDSFSNVTVTGSKAHADYLSLKKQVDAYDAVFDPLYEQWTAFNKEKNTKAREAMEVRIDSVQDEMNDKVYKTFVSKNPKSPAALYALQQYAGFDIDADKVDPLFKQLPASTQQWASAKEFKGRIEIAKKTGVGKMAMDFTQADTSGNPVSLASFKGKYVLVDFWASWCGPCRRENPNVVAQFNKYKDKGFTVLGVALERPNAKEKWLKAIHDDNLTWTHVSDFNYFDNAVAKQYGIQAIPQNLLLDPQGKIIARNLRGDKLESKLAAIFGGTGSTAAN
- the rny gene encoding ribonuclease Y yields the protein MDSSILTVIVAIVALLIGIVAGKFIFAKDTKRKVEEAENHAQNIIREAELRGETIKKEKELSAKEKFVQLKAEHDKEILERNRKMAESENRVKQKEGNINQKTEQLERQVKENDAIKQNLNRQLEVLNTKQAELEKHQEEHTRRLEKISGLTAEEAKSQLIEGLKQEAHSQALGLQQDIIDEAKQKANKEARKIIIQSIQRTAAEQAIENAITVFNLESDEIKGQIIGREGRNIRAIEAATGVDLIVDDTPEAIILSCFDPLRREIARLSLQRLVSDGRIHPARIEEVVEKTKRQLEEQIMEIGERTVIELGIHGLHKELVRLVGKMRFRSSYGQNLLMHSREVANLCAVMAAELGLNPKLAKRAGLLHDIGKVPDEETELSHALLGAKLAEKYGENPAVVNAIGAHHDEMEMQYVISPIVQACDAISGARPGARREIMQQYLQRIKELENLALNYNGVEKAYAIQAGRELRVIVEADKVTDNESEKLSFEIAQKIQTEMTYPGQIKVTVIREKRAVNVAR